A single Nostoc sp. PCC 7107 DNA region contains:
- a CDS encoding pentapeptide repeat-containing protein, which translates to MKLKLFAAVALAATPLIFASSVKAGNSQDLQRLISTGECQRCNLVGVDLSGAHLIGADLRGANLSQANLAGANLEGADFTNANLKGANLAATFVTNVNFKKANLNGVNFSRAQIIDSNVYGASMDNLNITDAEIFNTGIGVGGEEGAQMPDWD; encoded by the coding sequence ATGAAACTTAAGCTATTTGCAGCTGTAGCCTTAGCAGCAACTCCCCTCATTTTTGCAAGCTCTGTGAAAGCAGGTAATTCGCAAGATTTACAAAGACTTATATCTACTGGGGAATGTCAGCGGTGTAATCTAGTCGGAGTTGACCTCAGTGGCGCTCATTTAATTGGCGCAGATTTGCGTGGTGCTAACCTTTCTCAAGCTAATCTTGCAGGCGCTAACCTAGAAGGAGCAGATTTCACCAACGCTAATCTCAAAGGCGCTAACCTAGCTGCAACTTTTGTTACCAACGTTAATTTCAAAAAAGCCAATCTTAACGGTGTTAATTTTAGCCGCGCTCAGATTATCGACTCAAACGTATATGGTGCATCAATGGATAATCTGAATATTACTGATGCAGAGATTTTCAACACTGGTATTGGTGTTGGTGGTGAAGAAGGCGCACAAATGCCAGATTGGGACTAG
- a CDS encoding M48 family metallopeptidase, with translation MERRVFLGLNTVKLQHPFDQKALANLNKMPGLPLLLKKVNEYGIDRLLRMQIIGGEFRVTSQNFPKLDDAFTESCQILDLTPKPELYLFRGTGHIQTNAVGVEKSMVSANLEAMEWYSHDELLFAFGCEIARIKGQYIAYQQMANVMPLLKNIINSTTFGLGGLAASGIEVALANWMMMSKFTGDRVGLLACQDISVAITALMKLAGLPSEYVNADTIADFQTQAREFSTISLDNLDQFTKILSFMEYRFPWSVMRACELLKWVDSGEYDKFMQAENLDQIESSSESVAGDSEDWQFMSSW, from the coding sequence ATGGAAAGAAGAGTATTTCTTGGTCTCAACACAGTCAAACTTCAGCATCCCTTTGATCAAAAAGCATTAGCTAATTTAAATAAAATGCCAGGGTTGCCGTTATTGTTAAAAAAGGTGAATGAGTATGGCATTGACCGTTTACTCAGAATGCAAATTATTGGCGGTGAATTTCGCGTAACATCGCAAAATTTCCCGAAATTAGATGATGCGTTTACAGAAAGTTGCCAAATTCTTGATCTAACACCAAAGCCAGAACTTTACTTATTTCGTGGTACAGGACATATTCAAACTAATGCTGTTGGTGTGGAAAAGTCAATGGTCAGTGCGAATTTAGAAGCGATGGAATGGTATTCACACGACGAATTATTGTTTGCGTTTGGGTGTGAAATTGCCCGCATTAAAGGTCAATATATTGCTTATCAGCAAATGGCAAATGTTATGCCACTGTTGAAAAATATCATTAACAGTACAACTTTTGGTTTGGGAGGCTTGGCAGCTAGTGGAATAGAAGTAGCTTTAGCTAATTGGATGATGATGTCAAAATTCACTGGCGATCGCGTGGGTTTATTAGCGTGTCAAGATATTAGTGTTGCCATCACCGCACTAATGAAATTGGCAGGTTTACCATCCGAATATGTAAATGCAGATACCATTGCTGATTTTCAAACTCAGGCGCGAGAATTTTCAACTATCAGCCTTGATAACTTGGATCAATTCACGAAGATTTTAAGTTTTATGGAATACCGCTTTCCTTGGTCTGTGATGCGAGCTTGTGAATTGTTGAAGTGGGTTGATTCTGGAGAGTATGACAAGTTTATGCAAGCAGAAAATTTAGATCAAATAGAAAGTTCTTCAGAATCTGTTGCTGGAGATTCTGAAGATTGGCAATTTATGTCTTCTTGGTAA
- a CDS encoding CTP synthase: MTKFIFVTGGVVSSIGKGIVAASLGRLLKSRDYSVSILKLDPYINIDPGTMSPFQHGEVFVTQDGAETDLDLGHYERFTDTLMSRLNSVTTGSIYQAVINRERRGDYNGGTVQVIPHITNEIKDRILLVAKDTNPDVLITEIGGTVGDIESLPFMEAIRQLRKQVGRQNVLYMHVTLLPYIASAGEMKTKPTQHSVKELRSIGIQPDILVCRSDRPIPKGLKHKLSEFCDVPEKCVITSQDALSIYEVPLILEREGLAEQALALLQMEQRPPNLTQWQTMVDRLYSPKRTLEIAIVGKYVRLSDAYLSVVEALRHAAIATHADMRLRWINSEVLETEAVENYLEGVDGVLVPGGFGTRGVDGKIAAIKYARDRHIPFLGLCLGMQCAVIEWARNISGLSDANSAEFDPETTNPVINLLPEQQDVVDLGGTMRLGVYPCRILPNTLAAKLYQDEMIYERHRHRYEFNNTYRPLLLESGYVISGTSPDGRLVEIVEFPQHPFFIACQFHPEFQSRPSNPHPLFQGFMQAAIALNYPNSNLQTPVEVS, translated from the coding sequence ATGACTAAATTTATCTTCGTCACTGGAGGTGTAGTTTCCAGTATCGGCAAAGGAATTGTAGCAGCAAGTCTGGGGCGTTTACTCAAATCACGCGATTATTCGGTGTCGATTTTAAAACTAGACCCCTATATTAATATCGACCCAGGTACAATGAGTCCCTTTCAGCATGGGGAAGTGTTTGTTACCCAAGATGGGGCTGAGACAGATTTAGATTTGGGTCATTACGAACGCTTCACCGATACCTTAATGTCACGTCTGAATAGTGTGACTACAGGCTCAATTTATCAGGCGGTAATAAATAGAGAACGACGCGGTGACTATAATGGTGGCACAGTTCAAGTAATTCCGCACATTACTAACGAAATTAAAGACAGAATTTTGTTAGTTGCCAAAGACACCAATCCTGATGTACTAATTACGGAGATTGGTGGTACGGTGGGAGATATTGAATCACTGCCGTTTATGGAAGCAATTCGCCAGTTACGTAAGCAAGTGGGACGGCAGAATGTTTTGTATATGCACGTCACTTTGTTGCCTTACATTGCTTCGGCTGGGGAAATGAAAACTAAGCCAACGCAGCATTCTGTTAAGGAACTCAGATCTATTGGCATTCAACCAGATATTTTAGTTTGTCGGAGCGATCGCCCGATACCCAAAGGATTAAAACATAAACTGTCTGAGTTCTGTGATGTACCGGAAAAATGTGTGATTACTTCCCAAGATGCTTTGAGTATCTATGAAGTACCGCTGATTTTAGAACGGGAAGGGTTGGCAGAGCAAGCACTCGCCTTGCTGCAAATGGAACAACGCCCACCCAATTTAACGCAATGGCAAACAATGGTGGACAGGCTTTACAGTCCTAAGCGGACTTTGGAGATTGCCATTGTTGGTAAATATGTGCGCTTAAGTGATGCTTATTTATCAGTAGTGGAAGCATTACGTCATGCAGCAATTGCTACTCACGCTGATATGCGCTTGCGGTGGATAAATTCCGAAGTCTTGGAAACTGAAGCTGTCGAAAATTATCTCGAAGGCGTAGACGGTGTACTTGTACCCGGTGGTTTTGGGACGAGGGGAGTAGATGGTAAAATTGCTGCTATCAAATATGCCCGTGATCGCCATATTCCCTTTTTGGGTTTATGCTTGGGAATGCAATGTGCTGTCATTGAATGGGCTAGAAACATCAGTGGTTTGTCAGATGCTAATAGTGCTGAATTTGACCCTGAGACAACTAATCCAGTCATTAACCTCTTGCCAGAACAACAGGACGTAGTTGATTTAGGCGGAACAATGCGCTTGGGTGTATATCCTTGCCGAATTCTGCCCAATACCTTGGCTGCGAAGCTTTATCAAGATGAAATGATTTATGAACGGCATCGACATAGATACGAATTCAATAATACTTATCGTCCGCTATTGTTGGAATCTGGCTATGTCATCAGTGGTACTTCACCCGATGGCCGCTTAGTGGAAATTGTCGAATTTCCGCAACACCCGTTCTTTATCGCTTGCCAATTTCATCCAGAATTTCAATCGCGTCCTAGCAATCCCCATCCTTTATTTCAAGGATTTATGCAGGCTGCGATCGCTCTTAACTATCCCAATTCTAATCTTCAAACACCTGTAGAAGTTTCTTAA
- a CDS encoding alpha/beta fold hydrolase, producing the protein MSEIKNSWEHKYITTNGVKLHYVTQGTGPLMLMLHGFPEFWYSWRHQIPEFAENFQVVALDLRGYNDSEKPQEQSAYIMDEFIKDVEGVIKGLGHEKCVLLGHDWGGAIAWCFAYAHPEMLEKLIILNLPHPAKFAQGLSTPQQLMRSWYMFLFQLPVIPEFLLQAFDYQPIAQAIQGTAVNKNAFTASDLEAYKKAAAKSGALTAMLNYYRNIFSHFLPNKNWGILDVPTLLIWGENDTALGKELTYGTDVYVSNLQIQYIPNCGHWVQQEEPQLVNQYISEFTVT; encoded by the coding sequence ATGTCGGAAATAAAAAATTCTTGGGAACACAAGTATATAACGACTAACGGTGTCAAGCTACACTATGTCACCCAAGGAACAGGCCCTTTAATGCTGATGTTACATGGGTTTCCTGAATTTTGGTATTCTTGGCGGCATCAAATACCAGAATTTGCTGAAAATTTTCAAGTGGTTGCGCTGGATTTGCGTGGTTATAACGATAGTGAAAAACCACAAGAGCAATCAGCTTATATTATGGATGAATTTATCAAAGACGTTGAGGGAGTAATTAAAGGTTTAGGTCACGAAAAATGCGTTTTATTGGGGCATGATTGGGGAGGTGCGATCGCTTGGTGTTTTGCTTATGCCCACCCAGAAATGTTAGAGAAACTAATCATACTTAACTTACCGCATCCAGCTAAATTTGCTCAAGGATTATCAACTCCTCAACAGTTAATGCGTAGCTGGTATATGTTCTTATTTCAACTGCCAGTTATTCCCGAATTCTTGTTACAAGCTTTTGACTATCAACCAATTGCCCAGGCTATTCAAGGCACAGCTGTTAATAAAAATGCGTTCACTGCATCTGACCTAGAAGCTTATAAAAAAGCTGCGGCTAAATCTGGTGCTTTAACTGCAATGCTTAACTACTACCGCAACATATTTTCCCACTTTTTACCCAACAAAAATTGGGGAATTTTAGATGTACCTACACTGTTGATTTGGGGCGAAAATGATACAGCCCTTGGCAAAGAACTTACTTATGGCACAGATGTCTATGTTAGCAACTTGCAAATTCAGTATATTCCTAATTGTGGGCATTGGGTACAGCAAGAAGAACCTCAGTTAGTTAATCAATATATAAGTGAATTTACTGTAACCTAG
- a CDS encoding N-acetylmuramoyl-L-alanine amidase: MKRIFGLVVFSLITTSSVALADSSLIVVFPPPNYQTSTEKIFFLGTAPTNGQVLINGQVVKRSQSGHFSPSLPLQLGENVFTVSHKNQTIQIKVTRLRTTPVVPQGLEFAPGSLTPTVDIARLPGELICFSAVAPSNANVSVNLANQTVALAPQPQQVQLPSNLAALTGRNQPTTQSIAGKYAGCTTVQQPDSQSFSLIYGNNIISGAVVPDANQEIDLGQPQFKLTLNGKTITQPGTGKIAILSPAQLPVAEVIVDAGVARTGPSTDYSRLTPLPKGTQATVTGKEGEWLRLDYGAWINSKETRIIPGAVPPQAIIRSVGYRRLSGATEMVFPLQFPVPVSVQQSDQTFTLTLYNTTAQTDTIRLDDDPVISRLDWQQLAPGQVQYTFNLKKAQQWGYQLRYEGTTLVLALRHPPAIENRRRKPLSGIKILLDPGHGGKESGAAGPTGYLEKDVNLAVSKLLRENLVELGATVVMTRDSDKDVSLPERQAIISQEKPAIALSIHYNSLPDDGDAENTKGVGMFWYHPQAHNLAVFMQNYLVKKLNRPAYGVFWNNLALTRPAAAPSILMELGFMSNPNEFEWVTNPQEQQKLAKVLAEGIVEWFNSVK, from the coding sequence GTGAAAAGAATTTTCGGATTAGTCGTTTTCAGTTTAATTACTACCTCCTCTGTCGCATTGGCAGATTCATCTCTTATTGTTGTTTTTCCACCACCTAACTACCAAACCAGTACGGAAAAAATATTTTTTCTGGGTACAGCACCAACTAATGGACAAGTCCTAATTAATGGTCAGGTCGTTAAGCGTAGTCAGTCCGGTCATTTTTCGCCTAGTTTGCCTTTACAGTTGGGAGAAAATGTTTTTACAGTAAGTCACAAAAATCAAACCATTCAGATTAAAGTAACTAGGCTTAGAACTACGCCTGTTGTCCCGCAGGGGTTAGAATTTGCTCCAGGTTCTCTGACTCCAACAGTAGACATTGCCAGACTACCAGGGGAACTAATTTGTTTTAGTGCAGTTGCACCATCTAATGCTAACGTCTCCGTAAACCTCGCTAATCAAACTGTTGCCCTAGCGCCACAACCCCAACAAGTGCAACTACCAAGTAATTTGGCAGCCCTGACCGGCAGAAACCAACCTACAACACAGTCGATTGCTGGCAAGTATGCAGGTTGCACGACGGTGCAACAACCTGATTCTCAATCCTTCAGCCTAATTTACGGTAACAACATCATTTCTGGTGCTGTTGTCCCAGATGCCAATCAAGAGATAGATTTAGGTCAACCTCAGTTTAAACTGACGCTGAATGGTAAGACAATTACTCAACCAGGAACTGGCAAAATAGCAATTCTCTCTCCTGCACAGTTACCCGTTGCCGAGGTGATAGTAGATGCAGGCGTAGCCCGCACCGGGCCTAGTACTGATTACTCCCGGCTTACACCCCTGCCTAAAGGAACACAGGCTACTGTTACAGGCAAAGAGGGTGAGTGGTTGCGTTTGGATTATGGTGCTTGGATTAATAGTAAGGAAACTCGGATCATACCAGGGGCAGTTCCGCCACAGGCAATTATTCGCAGTGTCGGATATCGTCGGCTTTCTGGTGCAACAGAGATGGTTTTTCCCTTACAATTTCCTGTGCCAGTGAGTGTGCAGCAAAGTGATCAAACTTTCACTTTGACACTTTACAACACCACTGCCCAAACAGACACTATTCGTTTGGATGATGACCCGGTAATTTCTCGCCTAGATTGGCAGCAGCTGGCTCCAGGACAGGTGCAATACACCTTTAACCTCAAAAAAGCCCAACAGTGGGGATATCAGCTGAGATATGAAGGCACGACCCTGGTTTTAGCTTTGCGCCATCCGCCTGCCATTGAAAATCGGAGACGAAAGCCTTTATCTGGTATCAAGATTCTACTTGATCCGGGGCATGGAGGTAAAGAATCTGGTGCAGCTGGGCCGACAGGATATCTGGAAAAAGATGTGAATTTGGCGGTATCGAAGTTGCTGCGCGAGAATTTGGTAGAACTTGGAGCAACAGTCGTGATGACAAGAGACTCTGACAAAGATGTTTCTTTACCAGAGCGTCAAGCAATTATCAGTCAAGAAAAACCAGCGATCGCACTTTCCATTCATTACAACTCTTTACCTGATGATGGCGATGCGGAAAATACCAAGGGAGTTGGGATGTTTTGGTATCATCCCCAAGCCCATAATCTAGCGGTATTCATGCAGAACTATTTAGTAAAAAAACTCAATCGACCTGCTTACGGTGTGTTTTGGAATAACCTCGCCCTCACCCGCCCGGCCGCTGCACCATCAATACTAATGGAGTTGGGTTTTATGAGTAACCCTAATGAATTTGAATGGGTCACAAATCCCCAGGAACAGCAAAAGTTAGCCAAAGTTTTAGCTGAGGGGATTGTTGAGTGGTTTAACAGCGTTAAGTAG
- a CDS encoding glycoside hydrolase family 10 protein translates to MKPIEIRGVWLTTTDSKVFRSKQRIAQAMDLLAETGFNVVFPVVWNKAVTMYPSQTMKQTFGVEIDPMSVGRDPLAEVIAEARRVGLKVIPWFEYGFASSYNLNGGMLLQQKPEWAARDCQGNLLQKNGFEWMNAFHPQVQDFMLNLVLEVVKNYDVDGIQGDDRFPALPSEGGYDPLTTARYQQQFGHLPPKNYQDRQWLQWRADILTDFLARLYGEVKRINSRLLVSMAPNIDDWGLREYLQDSATWLKLGIVDIIHPQIYRRDFHSYKAIANQLARCQFTDATLPKLAPGILIKLGSYSISPEYLVQAIAYNRRLGISGEVCFFYEGLRENNNALAQVLQNGLYAKPAAFPTLADLQQTSKSNSLSFWQRIKRFWKNLL, encoded by the coding sequence ATGAAACCAATTGAGATTCGCGGTGTCTGGCTGACAACTACAGATAGCAAAGTTTTTCGGTCAAAGCAACGTATTGCACAAGCAATGGACTTGTTGGCGGAGACAGGATTTAATGTGGTGTTCCCTGTGGTTTGGAATAAAGCCGTGACTATGTACCCTAGTCAAACTATGAAGCAAACTTTCGGGGTGGAGATTGACCCAATGTCTGTTGGTCGTGACCCTTTAGCGGAAGTAATAGCTGAGGCGCGACGAGTAGGGTTAAAAGTTATCCCTTGGTTTGAATATGGCTTTGCAAGTTCTTATAACTTGAATGGCGGAATGCTATTACAGCAAAAACCAGAATGGGCGGCGCGTGATTGTCAGGGGAATTTGTTACAGAAAAATGGCTTTGAGTGGATGAATGCTTTTCATCCCCAGGTGCAAGATTTTATGTTGAACTTGGTTTTGGAAGTGGTGAAAAACTATGATGTGGATGGGATTCAAGGAGACGATCGCTTTCCGGCTTTACCATCAGAAGGAGGGTATGATCCCTTAACTACTGCCCGTTATCAACAGCAATTTGGCCATCTTCCACCCAAAAACTATCAAGATAGACAATGGTTACAGTGGCGTGCTGATATTTTGACCGATTTTTTAGCACGTTTATATGGTGAAGTCAAAAGAATTAATTCTCGGTTGTTAGTGTCGATGGCACCCAATATTGATGATTGGGGATTGCGAGAATATCTGCAAGACTCGGCTACATGGTTGAAGCTGGGTATTGTGGATATCATTCACCCGCAGATATATCGCCGTGACTTTCATAGTTATAAAGCGATCGCCAACCAACTGGCAAGGTGTCAGTTTACTGATGCAACTCTGCCCAAATTAGCACCGGGAATTTTGATCAAGCTTGGTAGTTACTCCATCAGCCCAGAATATCTTGTGCAGGCGATCGCCTACAACCGCCGACTAGGAATTTCTGGCGAAGTCTGCTTTTTTTACGAAGGTTTGCGAGAAAATAACAATGCTCTTGCTCAAGTTTTGCAAAATGGACTGTATGCTAAACCTGCGGCGTTTCCGACTTTGGCTGATTTACAGCAAACCAGCAAGAGTAATTCTCTGTCTTTTTGGCAGAGAATCAAGAGATTCTGGAAAAATCTTCTTTAG
- a CDS encoding DUF2358 domain-containing protein yields MADILQIKQVIEILKQDLPTLFEKDISYNIYTQDIYFQDPVNKFKYKFNYRIIFWTLRFHAQLFFSQIAFDLHEVYQSAENTILAKWTVRGVLRVPWQAKIFFNGYSTYKFNSDNLIYEHIDTWDRKPGEILKQFIQKG; encoded by the coding sequence ATGGCAGATATTTTACAGATAAAACAGGTAATTGAAATTCTCAAACAAGATTTACCGACACTCTTTGAAAAAGATATTTCATACAACATATATACACAGGATATTTATTTTCAAGACCCGGTAAATAAGTTTAAATATAAATTCAACTATCGCATCATTTTTTGGACATTGCGATTTCACGCCCAATTATTTTTTAGCCAAATTGCTTTTGATTTACATGAAGTTTATCAATCAGCAGAAAACACTATTTTAGCTAAATGGACAGTGCGTGGTGTGTTACGTGTACCTTGGCAAGCTAAGATATTTTTTAATGGTTATTCAACTTACAAATTCAACTCAGATAATTTGATATATGAACATATTGATACCTGGGATAGAAAGCCAGGAGAGATTTTAAAGCAATTTATCCAAAAAGGATAA
- a CDS encoding type I restriction enzyme HsdR N-terminal domain-containing protein, whose protein sequence is MVQVIQGKDISLAQIIDEFGLQLADDAEFFSEWRQDLPPLSELEQQLLNEVKAEYLHLSKYPVLEPVVKMVVLSPLLRLAGFYQPPFYIASEQEVEISSEDEGTIVRGRIDILVFHPPFWVLVIEAKRAQYSLEVAIPQALAYMLGNLDKSKPTFGFVSNGREFQFIKLTKQDLPKYALSYTLSLNRDEDLYTVVKVLKHLANLAQQNNS, encoded by the coding sequence ATGGTTCAAGTTATTCAAGGCAAAGATATATCTTTAGCGCAAATCATTGATGAATTTGGGCTACAACTTGCCGATGACGCAGAATTTTTCTCGGAGTGGCGACAGGATTTACCACCATTGAGTGAATTGGAACAGCAATTACTCAATGAAGTGAAAGCCGAGTATTTGCATTTATCAAAATATCCAGTTTTAGAACCTGTCGTCAAAATGGTGGTTTTGTCGCCATTATTGCGTTTAGCAGGTTTTTATCAACCGCCTTTTTATATTGCGTCAGAACAAGAAGTGGAAATTTCTTCTGAGGATGAAGGCACAATTGTGAGAGGACGGATTGATATTTTGGTATTTCATCCGCCGTTTTGGGTGCTGGTAATTGAAGCGAAAAGGGCGCAATATTCTTTAGAAGTAGCTATCCCTCAAGCATTAGCTTATATGCTGGGTAATCTTGACAAGAGTAAACCAACATTTGGTTTTGTGAGCAATGGTCGAGAATTTCAATTTATTAAGTTAACAAAACAGGATTTACCAAAATACGCATTATCTTACACACTTTCTCTCAATCGTGATGAAGACCTTTATACTGTGGTGAAAGTTTTAAAACATCTGGCTAATTTAGCCCAACAAAATAATTCGTAA
- a CDS encoding AAA-like domain-containing protein has translation MKKILILSAHPSNGRPLRLDQEVREIQAGLKRAKSRDKFEIISSWAVHPEDLRRSLLDYEPEIVHFSGHGTGDQGLVLENDAGQGQLVSTEALTKLFSLFKDKIECVLLNACYSEVQAEAIFQHIDCVVGMNQEIGDEAAREFAVGFYDALGADRSYQDAYEFGCNAIDLKSIPESSTPVLKSRQYSVKETTVASAVSPENPEGQVPLGSAFYIDRPPVETDCYTEVLNAGALIRIKAPRQMGKSSLMSRILDYGSKQGCQTAYLNFQSADAEFLDSFDMFLQWFCASITDNLGFPDKLGEYWRGVLGSKNKCSNYFQRYLLKEIDSPIVLGLDEVDEIFKHPSIATDFFGLLRAWHERAKNDAIWQKLRLVIVHSKEVYIPLNINQSPFNVGLPVELPELNQAQVKDLVQRHRLRWTNSQVEELIGLVGGHPYLVRMALYQMARGRMTWQELEQTAPTESGAYSDHLRRHLLNLQEDEQLLTAFKQVLMADVAVDVGTTAAFKLRSMGLVKFQGNKVMPLCNLYRKYFSDRLKL, from the coding sequence GTGAAAAAAATCCTGATACTATCAGCCCATCCTAGCAACGGTAGACCATTACGTTTAGATCAAGAAGTCAGGGAAATTCAGGCAGGATTGAAACGTGCCAAGAGTCGAGATAAGTTTGAAATTATTTCGAGTTGGGCTGTGCATCCCGAAGACTTGCGGCGATCGCTGTTAGATTATGAACCTGAGATTGTCCATTTTTCAGGACACGGTACAGGTGATCAGGGTTTAGTCTTGGAAAATGATGCTGGACAAGGTCAATTAGTTAGTACAGAGGCTTTAACTAAGTTATTTAGTTTATTTAAAGACAAAATTGAGTGTGTGTTGTTGAACGCCTGCTATAGCGAAGTCCAAGCTGAGGCGATTTTTCAGCATATTGATTGTGTAGTCGGGATGAATCAAGAAATTGGTGATGAAGCAGCCAGAGAGTTTGCGGTGGGTTTTTATGACGCACTCGGCGCTGATAGATCATACCAAGATGCTTATGAGTTTGGCTGCAATGCGATTGACTTAAAAAGCATTCCTGAATCTTCCACTCCCGTTCTCAAAAGTCGGCAATACTCAGTTAAAGAAACAACTGTCGCATCAGCAGTATCCCCAGAAAATCCTGAAGGGCAAGTACCTTTAGGATCTGCATTTTACATCGATCGCCCTCCTGTAGAAACTGACTGTTACACAGAAGTTCTCAACGCTGGGGCGTTAATTAGAATTAAAGCACCGCGCCAAATGGGCAAAAGTTCGTTAATGTCACGGATTCTTGATTATGGCAGCAAACAAGGTTGTCAAACAGCGTATTTAAACTTTCAGTCAGCCGATGCGGAATTTCTTGATAGTTTTGATATGTTTTTGCAGTGGTTTTGCGCCAGCATTACCGATAATTTGGGTTTCCCAGACAAGTTAGGCGAGTATTGGCGCGGGGTTTTAGGGAGTAAAAACAAGTGTTCTAACTACTTTCAACGGTATTTGCTGAAAGAAATAGACTCGCCCATTGTCTTGGGTTTAGATGAAGTAGACGAAATTTTTAAACATCCCTCAATTGCTACAGATTTTTTCGGCTTGCTGCGGGCTTGGCATGAACGTGCTAAAAATGATGCAATTTGGCAAAAGCTGAGATTAGTAATTGTCCATTCTAAAGAAGTGTATATTCCCCTGAATATTAATCAGTCACCCTTTAATGTGGGTTTACCTGTAGAATTGCCAGAATTAAATCAAGCACAAGTCAAAGATTTGGTACAACGTCATAGACTGCGTTGGACTAACTCACAAGTTGAGGAGTTAATTGGCTTAGTTGGTGGACATCCTTATTTAGTGCGGATGGCTTTGTATCAAATGGCGCGGGGGAGAATGACTTGGCAAGAACTAGAACAAACAGCGCCTACAGAATCTGGTGCATATAGTGATCATTTGCGTCGTCATTTGTTGAATTTGCAGGAGGACGAACAATTGTTAACAGCCTTCAAACAAGTACTCATGGCTGATGTAGCGGTAGATGTAGGGACAACAGCAGCATTTAAACTGCGGAGTATGGGGTTAGTGAAGTTTCAAGGAAATAAAGTTATGCCCTTGTGTAATTTATACCGGAAATATTTTAGCGATCGCTTAAAACTATGA